Proteins encoded by one window of Dioscorea cayenensis subsp. rotundata cultivar TDr96_F1 chromosome 20, TDr96_F1_v2_PseudoChromosome.rev07_lg8_w22 25.fasta, whole genome shotgun sequence:
- the LOC120251193 gene encoding trans-cinnamate:CoA ligase, peroxisomal-like gives MMDELFKCDANYVPLSPVNFLLRAAGVYSGRTSVIYKRVRFTWDQTYVRCRRLSSALLSLGIQKNDVVSVLSPNTPAIYEMHFGVPMAGGVLNTINTRLDAGNIATILKHSEAKIFFVDYEYVPLAKEALKILINNTNSSSALPLVIVIDDLDTPTGIRLGELEYECLLAGADPNVELKELKDEWDPIALNYTSGTTSAPKGVVYSHRGAYLSTMSLLLQWEVGSEPVYLWALPMFHCNGWTFTWGMAARGGANVCIRSPTTTEIYKAISDHKVTHFCCAPVVFNILLEGSNNRRLPHKVNVLTGGAPPPATVLQSMQQLGFHVTHAYGMTEATGPALVCEWRQEWDQLSPDVQSKLKARQGISVLTLAGADVIDKTTMKSVPRDGVSLGEIVLRGSSIMKGYFKNVKDTKEAFKDGWFFTGDVGVVHPDGYMEIKDRSKDVIISGGENISSVEVESVVYQHPVVAEVAVVAMPHSLWGETPCAFVVLKKEVRDKNIKEDEIVRYCKMNMAGFMVPKKVVFMEELPKNGTGKVTKAKLREMARLIKIPAGETPVTVSKKGRGVTGSNGNNGRSDQQVHVLAVSRL, from the exons ATGATGGATGAGCTTTTCAAGTGTGATGCCAACTATGTTCCTTTAAGTCCTGTTAATTTCCTCCTCCGAGCTGCCGGAGTTTACTCCGGCCGCACTTCGGTCATTTACAAGCGTGTTCGGTTCACTTGGGATCAGACTTATGTTCGTTGTCGCCGTCTTTCTTCTGCTCTCTTGTCTCTCGGCATTCAAAAGAATGATGTG GTATCAGTGCTCTCGCCAAACACACCGGcgatatatgaaatgcacttcGGAGTACCGATGGCGGGAGGTGTACTAAACACAATAAATACCCGCTTGGACGCCGGTAACATTGCGACGATCCTCAAACACTCGGAGGCGAAGATTTTCTTTGTCGACTACGAATACGTACCTCTAGCAAAAGAGGCATTGAAGATACTTATAAACAACACAAATTCTTCATCAGCCTTACCTCTAGTGATCGTCATCGATGATCTCGACACGCCGACTGGAATCCGTCTCGGTGAGCTCGAATATGAGTGTTTACTTGCCGGAGCTGATCCGAACGTCGAGCTCAAGGAACTCAAAGACGAGTGGGATCCGATCGCCCTGAATTATACCTCCGGCACGACGTCGGCTCCGAAGGGAGTGGTTTACAGTCACCGCGGTGCGTATTTGAGTACAATGAGTCTTCTTCTACAATGGGAGGTTGGATCAGAGCCGGTTTATCTCTGGGCGTTGCCGATGTTCCACTGTAATGGGTGGACGTTCACGTGGGGGATGGCGGCGCGCGGCGGCGCAAACGTGTGCATCCGATCTCCGACAACAACTGAAATCTACAAAGCAATCTCCGACCACAAAGTCACACACTTCTGCTGCGCTCCTGTTGTATTCAACATCCTTTTAGAAGGTTCCAACAACCGTCGTCTCCCTCACAAAGTCAACGTCCTCACCGGCGGTGCCCCGCCGCCGGCCACCGTGCTGCAATCTATGCAACAACTAGGCTTCCACGTAACACATGCCTACGGCATGACGGAAGCCACTGGACCGGCGCTGGTTTGCGAGTGGCGACAAGAATGGGACCAGCTCAGCCCTGACGTTCAATCGAAACTCAAAGCCCGGCAAGGTATCAGTGTCTTAACCCTCGCCGGCGCCGACGTGATCGATAAGACTACCATGAAGAGTGTACCAAGAGATGGTGTCTCTCTCGGAGAGATTGTTCTCCGAGGAAGCAGCATCATGAAGGGTTACTTCAAGAACGTTAAGGACACCAAAGAGGCTTTCAAAGATGGCTGGTTTTTCACCGGTGATGTCGGTGTTGTCCATCCTGATGGgtatatggaaatcaaagataggtcTAAAGATGTGATAATCTCAGGTGGAGAGAATATAAGCAGTGTTGAAGTTGAGAGTGTGGTTTATCAGCATCCGGTGGTTGCCGAGGTGGCCGTCGTCGCAATGCCACATTCTTTGTGGGGAGAAACTCCATgtgcttttgttgttttgaaGAAAGAAGTAAGAGATAAAAATATTAAGGAAGATGAGATCGTTAGGTATTGTAAGATGAACATGGCCGGATTCATGGTGCCGAAGAAGGTGGTTTTCATGGAGGAGTTGCCGAAGAATGGTACCGGAAAGGTGACGAAGGCTAAGCTTAGGGAGATGGCTCGCCTGATCAAGATTCCGGCAGGTGAAACGCCGGTGACGGTGAGTAAGAAGGGAAGGGGTGTTACTGGGAGTAACGGTAATAACGGCCGGTCTGATCAACAGGTGCATGTGCTTGCTGTTTCCAGGCTTTGA